A single genomic interval of Musa acuminata AAA Group cultivar baxijiao chromosome BXJ3-4, Cavendish_Baxijiao_AAA, whole genome shotgun sequence harbors:
- the LOC103980789 gene encoding AP2/ERF and B3 domain-containing transcription repressor RAV2-like: MGTSSVEEACGEMRKTGPVPSPDLKSLQRVGSGASDVIDPEVGVEAESRKLPSSHYKGVVPQPNGRWGAQIYEKHQRVWLGTFNEEAEAACAYDVAVQRFRGRDAITNFKPLNDADNGDAAELSFLDSHSKAEIVDMLRKHTYRDELQKSRLSFCLDSKKTAPRSAPVTGLLVGAQRQHLFDKAVTPSDVGKLNRLVIPKQHAEKHFPLQKTGAAAAAGKGVMLNFEDAYGKVWRFRYSYWNSSQSYVLTKGWSRFVKEKGLEAGDVITFHRSTDPEKQLFIDSTARAGRGSAVAPTQRPPVQVVRLFGFNIVRNPAAPVGGDGVDGNAASCETGKRNRDHMKSISSQRMIKRHCTEAL, translated from the coding sequence ATGGGGACAAGCTCCGTAGAGGAAGCATGTGGCGAGATGAGGAAGACGGGTCCGGTCCCGTCGCCCGATTTGAAGAGTTTGCAGCGCGTCGGCAGCGGTGCAAGCGACGTCATCGACCCGGAGGTCGGCGTCGAGGCCGAGTCCCGGAAGCTGCCGTCGTCTCACTACAAAGGCGTCGTCCCCCAGCCCAACGGCCGGTGGGGCGCGCAGATCTACGAGAAGCACCAGCGCGTCTGGCTCGGCACCTTCAACGAGGAAGCGGAGGCCGCGTGCGCCTACGACGTCGCCGTGCAGCGGTTCCGCGGCCGCGACGCCATCACCAACTTCAAGCCGCTGAACGACGCCGACAACGGCGACGCGGCCGAGCTCTCCTTTCTCGACTCTCATTCCAAGGCCGAGATCGTCGACATGCTTCGAAAGCACACCTACCGCGACGAGCTACAGAAAAGCAGACTATCCTTCTGTCTCGATAGCAAGAAGACTGCTCCTCGCAGTGCACCTGTGACCGGCTTGCTTGTCGGAGCTCAGAGGCAGCACCTCTTCGACAAGGCGGTCACGCCGAGCGACGTCGGCAAGCTCAACCGGCTAGTGATACCGAAGCAGCACGCCGAGAAGCACTTCCCTCTGCAGAAGacgggcgccgccgccgccgccggcaagGGAGTGATGCTCAACTTCGAGGATGCCTACGGGAAGGTGTGGCGGTTCCGGTACTCATACTGGAACAGTAGCCAGAGCTACGTGCTAACGAAAGGCTGGAGCCGGTTCGTGAAGGAGAAAGGCCTCGAGGCCGGCGACGTCATCACCTTCCACAGATCGACCGACCCCGAGAAGCAGCTGTTCATCGATTCCACGGCGCGAGCTGGCCGAGGCAGCGCGGTAGCTCCGACTCAGAGGCCTCCTGTTCAAGTTGTTAGGCTCTTCGGCTTCAACATTGTCAGAAATCCGGCAGCGCCCGTCGGCGGCGATGGAGTGGACGGGAATGCTGCCTCCTGCGAAACCGGTAAGCGGAACAGAGATCATATGAAGTCGATATCATCACAAAGGATGATCAAGAGGCACTGCACCGAAGCTTTGTAG
- the LOC103980790 gene encoding receptor protein kinase-like protein ZAR1, which translates to MALSSPPPLSLLLLFLFCNVSLLFAVGGLNSDGTALLSVKEAIRGDPKGSLGNWNSSDENPCSWNGITCREGSVVALSLPKKKLVGYLPSALGSLQSLRHVNLRSNRLFGSLPAGLFAARGLERLVLFGNFLSGSIPPAIGELLYLQSLDLSSNLFSGSIPRSLVQCKRLKALVLSHNNFTSSLPLGFGSSLVGLEKLDLSYNGFSGPIPGDIGNLPNLQGTLDLSHNRFSGFIPPSLGNLPENVFIDLTYNSLSGPIPQNGALKSRGPMAYVGNPDLCGSPLQNPCPSDVLSPKEDDAHSGRSSSEGLSNAAVIAIAVSDVLGIGLIALLFYYFYRKAIASLKTKEEGERSDKGLKGRKECMCFTNKSGALSENIEQYELVPLDKHVTFDLDELLKGSAFVLGKSEIGIVYKVVLNNGLTLAVRRLGEGGLQRFKEFQTEVEVIGKVRHPNIVTLRAYFWSVDEKLLIYDYIHNGNLSTALHGKAGTGDSAPLSWEVRLKIMKGVAKALAFLHEFSPKKYVHGDLKPNNVLLGLNMEPYISDFGVGRLANLAEGSPFLQSDRVFAETTASQQSDVAFGRIITKGSCYQAPEVLRTMKPSQKWDVYSYGAILLELISGKSPLVLLETTEMDLVRWVQFCIEEKRSLLDVLDPFLAQEIDREDEIVSVLKIALACVQANPEMRPSMWHVADTLERLIN; encoded by the exons ATGGCCttgtcatcaccaccaccactttctttgctgcttctcttcctcttctgcaatGTATCTCTTCTCTTTGCTGTTGGTGGCCTGAACAGTGATGGCACAGCCCTCCTATCGGTCAAAGAAGCCATCAGAGGAGACCCCAAGGGCTCCTTGGGAAACTGGAACTCTTCCGACGAGAATCCCTGCTCCTGGAATGGGATCACCTGCAGAGAAGGCTCAGTGGTCGCCTTAAGCCTGCCAAAGAAGAAGCTGGTGGGCTACCTCCCCTCTGCCCTTGGCTCCCTCCAATCTCTCAGGCATGTCAACCTTCGGAGCAACAGGCTCTTCGGCAGCCTTCCTGCCGGCCTCTTCGCCGCCCGAGGGCTCGAAAGGTTGGTCCTTTTTGGGAATTTCCTGTCTGGTTCGATTCCGCCAGCGATCGGTGAGCTTCTGTACCTCCAAAGCTTGGACCTTTCCAGCAACTTGTTCTCCGGTTCGATACCGCGCTCTTTGGTCCAATGCAAGCGATTGAAGGCCCTTGTCTTGAGCCACAACAACTTCACCAGTTCTCTGCCCCTTGGCTTTGGTAGCAGCCTTGTAGGATTGGAAAAGCTTGATCTTTCTTACAATGGATTCAGTGGTCCGATTCCGGGTGATATTGGTAATCTTCCTAATCTTCAAGGAACTCTGGATTTGTCTCACAATAGGTTCTCCGGCTTCATTCCGCCGAGCCTGGGGAACCTGCCTGAGAATGTTTTTATTGACCTGACCTATAACAGTCTTAGTGGGCCAATACCCCAAAATGGGGCTCTGAAGAGCAGAGGACCGATGGCTTATGTCGGAAATCCTGACCTTTGTGGCTCGCCATTGCAGAACCCGTGTCCTTCTGATGTGCTCTCGCCCAAGGAAGATGACGCTCATAGTGGAAGAAGTAGCAGTGAAGGACTAAGTAATGCTGCAGTGATTGCGATTGCGGTGAGTGATGTGCTTGGAATTGGTCTGATTGCATTATTGTTCTATTACTTTTACCGCAAGGCAATTGCTTCACTAAAGACCAAGGAAGAAGGAGAGCGTTCTGACAAAGGGTTGAAGGGCAGGAAGGAATGCATGTGCTTTACAAATAAGTCGGGCGCATTATCAGAAAATATTGAGCAGTATGAGCTAGTGCCATTGGATAAGCATGtgacttttgatcttgatgagctTCTTAAGGGGTCAGCTTTTGTTTTGGGGAAGAGTGAAATTGGTATTGTCTACAAGGTTGTGCTGAACAATGGACTTACTTTAGCTGTTAGGAGGCTGGGGGAAGGAGGATTACAAAGGTTTaaagaattccaaactgaggTAGAAGTGATTGGGAAGGTTCGACATCCCAATATTGTTACTCTAAGAGCTTATTTCTGGTCGGTTGATGAGAAACTACTTATCTATGACTACATTCATAATGGAAACCTCTCTACTGCTCTTCATG GGAAAGCTGGAACAGGGGATTCTGCACCACTATCATGGGAAGTACGCTTGAAAATCATGAAGGGAGTAGCAAAGGCCTTGGCTTTCCTGCATGAATTTAGTCCAAAGAAGTATGTTCATGGAGATCTCAAACCTAACAATGTACTTCTTGGACTGAACATGGAACCctacatatctgactttggggttGGGCGTCTGGCAAACTTAGCTGAAGGATCTCCATTTCTGCAGTCAGATAGAGTATTTGCTGAGACAACTGCTAGCCAACAATCGGATGTTGCATTTGGTCGCATCATCACCAAAGGATCATGTTATCAGGCTCCTGAGGTGTTGAGAACCATGAAGCCATCTCAAAAATGGGATGTTTACTCGTATGGAGCGATCCTACTAGAACTGATTTCTGGCAAGTCCCCACTTGTTCTTTTGGAGACTACGGAAATGGATTTGGTTCGTTGGGTCCAGTTTTGCATCGAAGAGAAGAGATCCCTCTTGGATGTTTTGGACCCTTTTCTAGCTCAAGAAATAGATAGAGAAGATGAGATTGTTTCAGTGCTAAAAATTGCTTTGGCTTGTGTGCAAGCTAATCCTGAAATGAGACCATCAATGTGGCATGTTGCCGATACCCTGGAAAGATTGATCAACTGA